The Haloplanus sp. CK5-1 genome contains a region encoding:
- a CDS encoding nucleoside phosphorylase — protein MTDFDERQDSPLFEAKRFGEPSVFTPDSLLSEARRQKDLPDDDVPDVCVLDPDGDIVRQLVATGRGEKDGTWPGYHTDLYRFSLDGDEVGIVGRAVGAPFAVLVAEQLFASGCQFLVSITSSGRIVPKDDPPYFVLIDRALRDERASHHYESPAQYATLPADLQERVETACQSVPRPVYTGATWTTDAPFRETEAAIQRARDEGILAVEMEAAALYTFAAQRGCPVVCFAYVTNEMGQGDSEFEKGDANGSKATLEIIDAAITAWESGRRDPRSASGSPRDQI, from the coding sequence ATGACCGATTTCGACGAACGGCAGGATTCGCCGCTCTTCGAGGCGAAACGGTTCGGTGAGCCGTCCGTGTTCACACCGGACTCGCTCCTCTCCGAGGCACGCAGACAGAAGGACCTTCCCGACGACGACGTCCCCGACGTCTGCGTTCTCGATCCGGACGGCGACATCGTTCGACAGCTCGTCGCGACCGGACGGGGCGAGAAGGATGGGACGTGGCCTGGCTACCACACCGATCTCTACAGGTTCTCGCTCGACGGCGACGAGGTCGGGATCGTCGGGCGTGCCGTCGGCGCACCGTTCGCGGTCTTGGTCGCCGAACAGTTGTTCGCGTCCGGGTGTCAGTTTCTCGTGAGCATCACTTCGTCGGGGCGGATCGTTCCGAAGGACGACCCACCGTATTTCGTGCTCATCGACCGAGCGCTCCGCGACGAGAGGGCCAGCCACCACTACGAGTCACCCGCCCAGTACGCGACGCTCCCGGCAGACCTCCAAGAGCGAGTCGAGACTGCGTGCCAGTCGGTGCCCCGACCGGTCTACACGGGCGCGACGTGGACGACGGACGCGCCGTTCCGGGAGACGGAGGCCGCCATCCAACGGGCGCGGGACGAGGGCATTCTCGCCGTCGAAATGGAGGCGGCCGCACTCTACACGTTCGCTGCCCAACGGGGCTGTCCGGTCGTCTGTTTCGCGTACGTGACAAACGAGATGGGACAGGGCGACAGCGAGTTCGAGAAGGGTGACGCGAACGGGAGCAAAGCCACCTTGGAGATCATCGACGCCGCGATCACGGCGTGGGAATCCGGTCGTCGAGATCCCCGGTCGGCCTCGGGGAGCCCCCGTGACCAGATTTAA
- a CDS encoding nitroreductase family protein: protein MIPAEHDDVLSTRRSVHQYTDEALDDETLDEIFERVRYAPVPDL from the coding sequence ATGATTCCCGCAGAACACGACGACGTACTCTCGACGCGGCGATCGGTACACCAGTACACGGACGAGGCGTTGGACGACGAGACGCTCGACGAGATATTCGAGCGCGTCCGCTACGCGCCCGTACCCGACCTCTGA
- a CDS encoding metalloregulator ArsR/SmtB family transcription factor, translated as MTDPDDALYERHAEFCKMFSNPKRLRILHLLKDDEHSVGEISDETDISQPTVSQHLRKMRDQGVVTKRDAGLNNYYSIADERIVEGMNTMRDVLLDRMANDAAVSEQNG; from the coding sequence ATGACCGACCCAGACGACGCCCTCTACGAACGTCACGCCGAGTTCTGTAAGATGTTCTCGAACCCGAAGCGGCTGCGGATCCTCCACCTCCTGAAAGACGACGAACATAGCGTGGGCGAGATCAGCGACGAGACGGACATCTCCCAGCCGACGGTCTCCCAGCACCTGCGGAAGATGCGCGACCAGGGCGTCGTGACCAAACGCGACGCGGGGCTCAACAACTACTACTCGATCGCCGACGAGCGGATCGTCGAGGGGATGAACACGATGCGTGACGTGTTGCTCGATCGGATGGCCAACGACGCGGCCGTCTCGGAACAGAACGGCTAA
- a CDS encoding class I SAM-dependent methyltransferase, with amino-acid sequence MSDVESFVRFCESEFGSAVVDREAAYVKEQVTLDDRILDVGCGIGSLEERFAGYDIVGVDRSMEMVRTARDRALAPVVRGDARKLPIATGAVDAVVFVATLSFIQAVGAALSEAVRVLDPGGTVVVLALNTRSEYVQSNLARDGSYFRRMVHRDTEELASRVLEYVDGTREYLLGVDGETIVERTDPETAAITAIVGSPSRPPP; translated from the coding sequence ATGAGCGACGTCGAGAGTTTCGTCCGCTTTTGCGAAAGCGAGTTCGGATCCGCGGTCGTGGACCGCGAAGCCGCGTACGTAAAAGAGCAGGTCACGCTCGACGACCGGATTCTCGACGTCGGGTGCGGAATCGGATCGCTCGAAGAGCGGTTCGCCGGATACGATATCGTCGGGGTGGATCGGTCGATGGAGATGGTTCGGACGGCGCGCGACCGCGCGCTCGCACCGGTCGTCCGTGGCGATGCCCGAAAACTGCCGATAGCCACGGGCGCGGTCGACGCCGTCGTCTTCGTCGCGACGCTTTCGTTCATCCAGGCGGTGGGGGCGGCTCTTTCGGAAGCGGTCCGCGTCCTCGATCCCGGGGGGACGGTCGTGGTGCTGGCGTTGAACACCCGCTCGGAGTACGTCCAGTCGAACCTCGCACGCGACGGATCGTACTTCCGGCGGATGGTCCACCGGGATACCGAGGAACTCGCGTCGAGGGTCCTCGAGTACGTCGACGGGACACGGGAGTACCTCCTGGGTGTCGACGGGGAAACGATCGTAGAGCGTACCGACCCAGAGACCGCTGCGATAACCGCCATCGTGGGATCACCGAGTCGGCCACCGCCATAA
- a CDS encoding glutathione S-transferase N-terminal domain-containing protein — protein sequence MLELYQSEGCPHSAKVREKLSELGVSCVVHNPRLPGDEGGDVTNEVTYGELTASGEDQIPYLVDTERGVTMYESDDIVEYLAEHYE from the coding sequence ATGCTGGAGCTCTATCAATCGGAAGGCTGTCCACACAGTGCGAAGGTTCGGGAGAAACTGTCGGAACTCGGTGTCTCGTGTGTCGTTCACAACCCGCGCCTTCCCGGCGACGAGGGCGGGGACGTGACCAATGAGGTGACCTACGGCGAACTCACGGCGAGCGGTGAAGACCAGATCCCGTATCTCGTCGACACCGAACGCGGCGTGACGATGTACGAGAGCGACGACATCGTCGAATATCTCGCCGAACACTACGAGTAA
- a CDS encoding nucleic acid-binding protein yields MAEARGLRESEAFERGLELLSAFDTLLIPETVYEEVEAGGVPDGLSALPYELVEADERRVGTEKLDGGERAAIAVAEERGVVLLTDGLAARAAVSDADVEVHGSIGVIALGPARRVLDKDEATSLVRTLQHETSLFVTETVVEHSIQMLDGQ; encoded by the coding sequence ATCGCCGAAGCTCGCGGCCTTCGGGAGTCCGAAGCGTTCGAGCGGGGACTCGAACTGCTGTCAGCGTTCGATACGCTCCTGATTCCGGAGACAGTCTACGAGGAAGTTGAGGCCGGTGGCGTCCCCGACGGGTTATCCGCCCTCCCGTACGAACTCGTCGAAGCCGACGAAAGACGAGTCGGAACTGAAAAACTGGATGGCGGAGAACGCGCCGCGATTGCGGTAGCTGAAGAGCGGGGAGTCGTTCTCCTAACCGACGGCCTCGCCGCCCGAGCGGCAGTATCCGACGCTGACGTCGAAGTGCACGGCTCTATCGGCGTAATTGCGCTTGGTCCCGCTCGGAGAGTACTCGACAAGGACGAGGCGACATCACTCGTGCGTACACTCCAACATGAGACGAGCCTCTTCGTGACGGAGACAGTCGTGGAGCATAGCATCCAGATGCTGGACGGACAGTGA
- a CDS encoding DUF7553 family protein — translation MSRDNLVRAMGAVDTARESTTADDIGDRLAQLGSHLESQANRDTTPALGVLDRIQTKLREIEDETSDPAVEASLADAREHILSFLGTLDDRGMKQH, via the coding sequence ATGTCACGAGACAACCTCGTTCGAGCGATGGGTGCGGTCGACACCGCGCGTGAATCGACCACGGCTGACGACATCGGCGACCGGCTGGCTCAACTCGGGTCGCACCTCGAATCGCAGGCGAATCGGGACACGACACCGGCACTCGGTGTGCTCGACCGCATCCAGACGAAACTCCGTGAGATCGAAGACGAAACGAGCGACCCGGCCGTCGAAGCGTCGCTGGCGGACGCTCGCGAACACATTCTGTCCTTTCTCGGTACGCTCGACGACCGGGGGATGAAACAACACTGA
- a CDS encoding cold-shock protein, with the protein MANGKVDFFNDTGGYGFIETEDADDDVFFHMEDVGGEDLTEGTEIEFDIEQAPKGPRATNVVRV; encoded by the coding sequence ATGGCAAACGGTAAGGTTGATTTCTTCAACGACACAGGCGGCTACGGTTTCATCGAGACTGAGGATGCTGACGACGACGTTTTCTTCCACATGGAGGACGTTGGCGGTGAGGATCTGACGGAAGGGACCGAGATCGAATTCGACATCGAACAGGCCCCCAAGGGCCCGCGCGCGACGAACGTCGTTCGCGTATAA